In Haematobia irritans isolate KBUSLIRL chromosome 1, ASM5000362v1, whole genome shotgun sequence, a genomic segment contains:
- the LOC142222440 gene encoding uncharacterized protein LOC142222440, which translates to MSISEFEIDEVRKLCENVVPNSKIIACTTQLLRVDIQNSQYYRQFTICLRFPSDYPKQGILIELKSKTLSEKFLQGLTGLCEKQIKQEYIGKPHCIKVLQFLQQYVQDNSLCVCYDEIQQLRKDLGVDSSTDHLKLKQKSNSIHFTAKGGEYYYRLKATIPDDYPQHCAEFHQQETNLPTVLLRYLNGQSREIARQCVEPPLRMPKGKTAADFQPVPSLYRALKFCLEATKGFHTEECPICSKLVLPHNPADLETDDNKDAYVERVYCGHLFHQGCLKLYLSEPPFPKGGKLCPAKRRHLRTDATYYMGGVQGSKIPTILPDKGGACGIRLAHDRWVVNVKVAESRWAQKQARQRELEEVVDFLK; encoded by the coding sequence ATGAGCATATCTGAATTTGAAATAGATGAAGTacgcaaactttgtgaaaatgttgtaCCAAACTCTAAAATAATTGCATGTACCACACAACTGTTGAGAGTTGATATTCAAAACTCCCAGTACTATCGTCAATTCACAATTTGTCTTCGTTTCCCCAGCGATTATCCCAAACAAGGAATTCTGATCGAACTCAAGAGTAAAACTCTTTCGGAGAAGTTTCTTCAGGGTCTGACGGGTTTGTGCGAGAAGCAGATTAAACAGGAATACATTGGAAAACCGCACTGCATAAAGGTTCTTCAATTTTTACAACAGTATGTCCAAGACAATAGTTTGTGTGTTTGTTACGATGAAATACAACAGTTGCGCAAGGACTTGGGAGTCGATTCATCAACTGACCACCTGAAACTAAAGCAAAAATCAAATTCCATTCATTTCACTGCTAAGGGTGGCGAATATTACTATCGCTTGAAGGCAACGATACCCGATGATTATCCCCAACACTGTGCGGAATTTCATCAACAAGAGACTAATCTTCCAACGGTACTATTGCGTTACCTCAATGGGCAGTCACGTGAAATTGCACGTCAATGTGTTGAGCCACCTTTGCGAATGCCCAAAGGAAAGACAGCGGCCGATTTTCAACCCGTCCCTTCACTTTACAGAGCATTGAAGTTTTGCCTAGAAGCCACAAAAGGTTTTCACACAGAAGAATGTCCCATTTGTTCCAAGTTGGTATTGCCCCATAACCCTGCAGACCTTGAAACGGACGACAATAAAGATGCATATGTGGAACGTGTTTATTGTGGCCATCTATTTCATCAAGGATGTTTGAAATTGTATCTATCCGAACCTCCCTTCCCCAAAGGCGGTAAACTTTGTCCGGCAAAAAGACGTCATTTACGTACAGACGCCACTTATTATATGGGTGGTGTGCAAGGATCTAAAATTCCCACCATTTTGCCAGATAAGGGAGGCGCTTGTGGTATACGATTGGCTCATGATCGATGGGTGGTTAATGTGAAAGTGGCAGAAAGTCGATGGGCACAAAAGCAAGCACGCCAAAGAGAGCTAGAAGAGGTAGTGGACTTTTTAAAGTGA
- the SerRS gene encoding seryl-tRNA synthetase, translating into MVLDLDLFRSDKGGNPDAVRKNQEKRFKDVALVETVINQDQEWRQRRHRADNLNKVKNVCSKVIGEKMKKKEPQGDEAEEVPAEIQQELTELNAEKLGQLTVNQIKKVRVLIDQAMVENERLLQEAEQKRNQALREVGNHLHESVPVSNDEEENKVERTFGDCTKKNKYSHVDLIVMIDGMNAEKGAVVSGGRGYFLTGPAVFLEQALIQHALHLLYAKDYTPLYTPFFMRKEVMQEVAQLSQFDEELYKVVGKGSEKAEEGGTDEKYLIATSEQPIAAYHRDEWLPEASLPIKYAGLSTCFRQEVGSHGRDTRGIFRVHQFEKVEQFVLTSPHDNKSWEMMDEMIGNAENFCQSLGIPYRIVNIVSGALNHAASKKLDLEAWFAGSGAFRELVSCSNCLDYQARRLLVRYGQTKKMNAAVDYVHMLNATMCATTRVICAILETHQTETGVKVPEPLKKFMPPKYQDEIPFVKPAPIDVEAAAANSKKAGGKGNKKDAAAA; encoded by the coding sequence atggTTTTGGATCTGGATCTCTTCCGCAGTGACAAGGGTGGTAATCCCGATGCTGTACGTAAGAATCAGGAAAAACGATTCAAAGACGTGGCTCTTGTTGAGACTGTCATTAACCAAGATCAAGAGTGGCGACAAAGACGTCATCGAGCTGATAACCTGAATAaggtaaaaaatgtttgcagtaAGGTGATTGGTGAAAAGATGAAGAAGAAGGAACCACAAGGTGATGAGGCCGAAGAAGTTCCTGCTGAAATCCAACAAGAGTTGACTGAATTGAATGCCGAAAAATTGGGCCAGCTTACAGTCAACCAAATTAAGAAAGTCCGTGTGCTAATAGACCAAGCCATGGTCGAAAATGAAAGGCTGCTACAAGAGGCTGAACAGAAACGTAATCAAGCCCTACGAGAAGTCGGTAATCACTTGCACGAATCCGTGCCCGTTTCCAATGACGAGGAGGAGAACAAAGTGGAAAGAACTTTTGGTGACTGCACCAAGAAAAATAAATACTCACATGTTGATCTTATCGTAATGATTGACGGCATGAATGCTGAAAAGGGTGCTGTTGTATCTGGAGGACGTGGCTATTTCTTAACAGGGCCAGCAGTTTTCTTGGAACAGGCTTTAATTCAACATGCCTTACATCTGCTTTATGCCAAGGACTACACGCCACTGTATACTCCATTCTTTATGCGCAAGGAAGTTATGCAAGAAGTAGCCCAATTATCGCAATTCGATGAAGAACTCTATAAGGTTGTTGGCAAAGGCAGTGAAAAGGCCGAAGAAGGTGGAACTGATGAAAAGTATTTGATTGCCACTTCCGAACAACCCATTGCTGCTTATCATCGTGACGAATGGTTACCTGAAGCTTCACTACCCATTAAGTATGCTGGTCTTTCTACATGTTTCCGCCAAGAAGTGGGTTCCCATGGTCGTGATACTCGTGGCATCTTCCGTGTTCATCAATTCGAAAAAGTAGAACAATTTGTGTTGACTTCGCCCCATGACAATAAATCGTGGGAGATGATGGACGAAATGATTGGTAATGCAGAAAACTTTTGCCAATCACTGGGCATTCCATATCGTATAGTTAACATTGTTTCTGGAGCTCTGAATCATGCGGCCTCTAAAAAGTTGGATCTGGAGGCATGGTTTGCTGGTAGTGGGGCATTCCGTGAATTGGTATCTTGCTCAAATTGTCTAGACTACCAGGCCAGACGATTATTGGTGCGTTATGGTCAAACCAAGAAAATGAATGCTGCTGTCGACTATGTCCATATGTTGAATGCCACCATGTGTGCCACTACTCGTGTTATTTGCGCCATTCTTGAAACTCATCAAACTGAAACAGGAGTTAAAGTTCCAGAACCTCTAAAGAAATTCATgccaccaaaatatcaagatgaAATTCCTTTTGTCAAGCCAGCACCTATTGATGTAGAGGCAGCCGCTGCCAACAGCAAGAAAGCTGGCGGTAAAGGAAACAAGAAAGATGCTGCAGCTGCTTAA